In Micromonospora cremea, the genomic window CGCCCGGTCGTTGCGGCGGGAGTTCCCTGAGCGACCGGAGATGTGGGTGTCACACGAGACGATCTACCAGGCGATCTACTTCCAGGCTCGGGGTGGGATGCGTCAGGAGTTGGCCCGGCAGGTCGCTCTGCGCTCTGGTCGGGCGGTGCGTCGGGCGCAGTCGCGTCAGGCCAGCGCGGGACGAGGAAGCCGACCGTGGGTATGCGACTTTCACATCTCCACTCGCCCGGCTGAGGTCGCGGACCGGGCCGTGCCGGGGCACTGGGAAGGTGACCTGGTCATCGGCGCCCGAGGCTCCAGCGCGATCATCACCCTGGTGGAGCGCGCCACCCGATACGTGATGCTCGGCGCTCTACCCGAGTCCCGGGTCAGCGAGCAGGTCATCGACACCCTCACCGGCCTGATGCGCCGGCTACCGGCCGAGCTGCGCAAGACCCTGACCTGGGACCAGGGCATCGAGATGATCCAGCACCCCGTCTTCACCCTCGCCACCGACTGCAAGGTCTACTTCTGCGACCCCCACAGCCCCTGGCAACGCGGCAGCAACGAAAACACCAACGGCCTCCTGCGCCAGTACTTCCCCCGCTCCAGCACCGACTTCCGCACCTGGACCCAGGACGACCTCGACGCGGTCGCCCGGGAACTCCACGGACGACCACGCCAAACCCTCGACTGGCAGAATCCAGCCGAGGTACTCCACAAACACCTCGTTGCAACAGCCGCTTGAAACCGCCGCTCCACGAGACCACTACTTCCAGGATTAAGCGCGATCTTGAGCGGGCGTGCGCCGCCGAGCGGCGGTAGATGAACCTCCGGAATGGGCGTTCCCGCTCCCACCATGGCGCGGAAACGGAAGATTGTCTGGTGCGCCGGTTTTTCCGCAACCCCGTACGGCTGGTGCCGTTGGGGTTCCTGGTGCCGATCCTGCTCGGCACCGGGCTGCTGATGGCGCGGTCGGCGACCGTGGACCACCAGCGCCCGCCCCTGATCACCGCACTCTTCACCTCCACCTCGGCCGTGTCGGTCACCGGTATGGCGGTCACCGACACCCCCAACTACTGGTCCAGCTGGGGACTGGTGGTGATAACCCTGCTCACCCAGCTCGGTGGCCTCGGCATCCTCACCGTCGCGGCGCTGGTCATCCTGGTGGTCGCCCGCCAGCTCGGGCTGCGCAACCGGCTGCTGGTGCAGGCCGAGACGGCGGAGTTCGGCATCGGTGACGTCGCGCGGCTGCTGCGCCGGATCGCGGTCACCGTCTTCGCCTGCGAGGCGGTGATGACCGCGCTGGTCGCCAGCCGGCTCTGGCTGGTCTACGACTACCCACTCGGGCGAGCCCTCTGGTCGGGCCTCTTCCACGCCATCCAGGCGTTCAACAACGGCGGCTTCGCGCTCTACTCCGAAGGCCTGCTGGCGTTCGACCGCGACCCGTGGGTGTCGCTACCGCTGGCGTTCGGCGCGATCGTCGGTGGGCTCGGGTTTCCCGCCCTGTTCGAGGCGGCCCGCGAGTGGCGCCGGCCGGTGCGCTGGGCGGTGGCCACCAAGCTGACCATCTGGGGCAGTGCCGCGCTGCTGCTGCTCGGCTTCGCCGGCCTCCTCGCCGCCGAGTGGACCAACGTCGGCACCATCGGCTCGTACGACGTCCGGGGCAAGGTGCTCGCGTCGTTCACCCAGATCGCGTTGAGCCGCACCGGCGGCTTCAGTGTCCTGGACATCGCCGCCCTGCAGGAGGAGAGCTACCCGCTGCTGATCGTCCTCATGTTCATCGGCGGCGGCAGCGCCAGCACGGCCGGCGGGATCAAGGTCTCCACGTTCTTCCTGCTGGCGTTCACCATCTGGGCGGAGTTGCGGGGCGAGCCCGACGTGACGGTCGGGCGCCACCGGGTGGCCACCGCCAGCCAGCGGCAGGCCATCACGGTGGCGCTGCTCAGCGTCGCGCTGGTCACGGCCGGCACGATGACCCTGCTGCTGCTCACCGAGGGCGTCCGCTTCGTCGCGGCCCTGTTCGAGGTCACCTCCGCGTTCAGCACCACCGGGCTGACCGTCGGGCTCGCCGGCACGCTGCCGGCCAGCGGCCAACTGACCCTGACCGTGCTGATGTTCATCGGCCGGGTCGGGCCGCTCACCCTCGGGTCGGCGATCGCGCTGAACACCCGGCGCCGGCTCTACCGCTATCCCCAGGAGCAACCCATTGTCGGCTAGCAGCGAGGAGGGTCGAGGTGTCGGCTAGGCGAGCGGACGGCAACGGCGTCGTAGTGGTGGGGCTGGGTCGGTTCGGCAGCCACCTGGCCGGGTCACTGACCCGGATGGACCGCGAGGTGCTGGCCATCGACCGCAACCCGGACCGGGTGCAGCGCTGGTCGGCCCAGCTCGACCGGGTGGTCCAGGCCGACTCGACCGAGGAGGGGGCGCTGCGGCAGCTCGGCGTCGCCAGCTTCGGGCGGGCGGTGGTGGCCATCGGCGCCTCGGTGGAGGCGAGCGTGCTCACCGTGCTGGCGCTGACCGAGCTGGGCCTGTCGCAGATCTGGGCCCGGGCGACCTCGCAGAAGCACGCCAAGATTCTCTCGTCGGTGGGCGCGCACCACGTGATCTTCCCGGAGGCGGAGACGGGCGATCGGGTGGCGCACCTGATCGTCAGCCGGCTGCTCGACTTCATCGAATTCGACGACGACTTCGCGATCGCCACCGTCCGCGTGCCGGAGTCCCTAGTCGGACGCACCGTGCTCGACCTGCGCCCGGACGATCGCTACGGGGTCCGGGTGATCGGCGCCAAGGTGCCGGGCGAGCGCTTCCGGTACGCGTCGGACAGCACGAAACTCACCCGGGGCGGGCTGCTGGTGGTGGAGGGTGGGATCGATCAGGTGCAACGGTTCGCGGGGATCCGCTGAGCCGCCTCACTTCTTCCCGCCGCCGTGCCCCCTCCCCTCACCCTTGGTCATTTTCACCCTTTTCCCGAACCACCACCCGACCCTTTGCCCTTGCCGGGCTTCTCGGGCTTGGCCTTCGTCGGGGTGCTGCCCGAGCCGGTGCCGCCCGAGCCGGTGCCACCGGCGCCGCTGCGGACCGTCGCCGCCTTGGGCGGGGCCTTCGTCGTGGCGGCCGTGCTCGGCGGGGCAGTGGACGGCATGCTGCCGGCCACCCCGGAGACCCGTACCCCGCAGCTCGCGTCACCGAGCCGGAACTCCACCGGCAGCGGGTTCGCCCCGCTGTACTTCCCCGCCAGGGTGAACGTCTCGGCCGCGCCGGGCGCCAGGGTGGTGCGCTGGGCCGCCGGCCGGATCAGCACCGTGCGCCCCTGCTGGTGCACCGGGGTCGGTTCGGCCTTCGTCACCGTCTGCTGACCGGGGAAGGTGAAGCTCATCGTCCAGTCACGCAACGCGCTGCCCCCGGTGTTGGTCAGGGTCAGCTCGGCGGCGAAGTCCTTGCCGGAGTCTGCGCGCAGCGCGTACGCCACCTCGCACGGCGCCGCCTTCGGCAGACCCATCCGGGCCTCGGTCGGCGGCTGGTCCCCGCCGCTGGCGGGGCTGCGCGAGGTGAACCCCCACAGAGCCCCGGTGACCGCGAGCAGGCTGGCGGCGGCCACCCCGGCCTCGACCCGCCGACGTCTGGTCGCCCGCCTGCCTCGGTTGCGGGTACGCGACAGCGGCAACGCGTCGGTCTCCGCCGACCACGGAAGGATCGTCGTGCCGGCGCTGGCCAGCGCGGCCGGGTCCAGTGGCCCTGCGGCCGGCGAGACCGGCACCGCAGCCAGCATTCCGGCCGCGTCGGCGAGGGTCCGGGCCAGCTCGGCGGTCACCGGCCGATCCCCGGGCTGCTTGGCCAGGCAGCGCCGCACCAGGTCGGTCACCTCGTCGGGCAGCCCCGACACCTCCGGCATCGGATCGGGGTCGCTGTACATGTGCGCGCGCAGCATCTGCGTGGTCGTGCTCGCCTGCCAGGGCAGCCGGCCGGTGAGCATCCGGTAGAGCAGCAGCCCGACGGCGTACACGTCGGTGGCCGGGGAGACCTGGCCGTTGTCCAGCCGCTCCGGGGCGAGGTACGCGGGCGTGCCCAGCAGCGTTCCGTCCGGCCCCTTCTCGCTCTCCCCCACCAGCGCGGAGATACCGAAATCGACCACCTTGACCCCGGTCGACGTCAGCATCACGTTTCCCGGGGTGACGTCCCGGTGCACCACGCCCCGGGCGTGCGCGGTGGCCAACGCCGAGCTGACCTCCGCGCCGATGGTCACCGCCTCCCGCCACGGCAGTCGCCCCTCCCGGCCCAACCTGCTGGACAGGGACCCGCCGTCGACCAGCTCCATCACCACGTACGGCACGGTCAGGCCGGCCCGCACAGACTCGCCGTAGTCGTACACGTTGGTGATGTTCGGGTGGCAGAGCCGCGCGGCGGCCTGCGCCTCGATGCGGATCCGGTGCCGGAAGGCCCGGTCGGTGGCCAGCCGTGAGGCGAGCACCTTCACCGCGACCTGCCGGCCGAGCACCTCGTCGTAGCCCCGCCACACCACCGACATGCCGCCCGCGCCGAGCTGCTCGATCAGCCGGTACCGCTCATCAAGGAGTTGCGCGTCGTTCCGGTCCCCACCACCCATGGTGACCGTTGTTGCCCTCGTGCGGCCCGACTACACCTCGGGTATCGGAATCGGTCAGGAATGTCACCCGATCAGGCGGTCGCCAGCAGCTGATCCACCGGGGCGTAGTCGTCGGTCAGGACCAGCGCGTCCCCGATGAAGTCGGTCATGTCCGCGCCGGAGAGCAGGCTGACCCCCCGGTCGACCTCGTCCAGCCGGGCACGGACGGCGGCCAGCGGCAGCGGCGCGTCGGAGGCGACGATGAGGAAGTTCGCGCCCTGCTCCTCGGCGAGCGCTTCCGGCGGGGCGATCAACGCGACGTGCGCGAACTCGGCGGCCACCGTGGCCAGCTCGGCGCGGATGAACCGCAGCGGCGGGTAGTCGATGACGTTCTGCACGTACACCCCGCCGGGGCGGGTCACCCGCCGGACCTCGGCGGCCATCTCCCGGGTGGCCAGGTGCCAGGGCACCACCAGGTGGCCGAACGCGTCACCGACCACCAGGTCGCGACTGTCCGTCGACTCGCCGACGACCAGCATCCGGGCGTCGCCCACCACCGCCCGCAGCCCGGGCCCCGGGCGTACGCCCAGCTCCCGCTCGCCCAGCTCGACCAGCCCGCCGTCGATCTCGAAGACCACGTTGTCGGTGCCCGGCCGGGTCGCGGTGAGGTAGGTCGGCACGGTGAACCCGCCGCCACCCAGGTGCAGCGCGTCCAGCCGCTGCCCGGCGGGCGCGGCCACGTCCGCGACGGCGCCGATCCACTTGGTGTACGCGTACTCCAGGTGCTTCGGGTCGGCCAGGTCCACGTACGAGTGCTGGGCCGAGTTGAGCAGCAGCGTCCGCCCGCTGGGCCGGTCCGGGTCCGACGTCACCCGGGCGCAGTGGTACGCCGTCTCGATGTCACACGGGTTCGGCGCGACGGTGGTCAGTCCCGCCCCGACCAGGCCGAGCACCGCCAGCGCGGCCCGGGTCCGGGCCGGACCGGGCAGCTCGGTCCGCGACTGCCGGCGCAGGTACCAGCCGAGTCCGATGCCGGCCAGCCCGAGCGCGACCGCCAGCGCCAGCAGGATCACCGTGCTGGGCAGCGCGGCGACCAGCACGAAGCCGGTGAGCAGGGTGGCGGTGATGCCGCCCAGGGTGCCGATCCCGGAGAGCCGGCCGACCACCTGGCCGGTCCGGCGCAGGTCGGCGAGCTGAAGCTTCACGACCAGCGGGGTGACCGCGGCGAGCAGCGCCGCCGGCACGAACACGGCCAGCGCCACCAGCAGCAGGATCGCGCTGGCGGCACCGCCGCGCAGCACCTCACCGGCGTACCGGACCACGGGCAGGGTGACGGCGGTGGCGATGCCGGCCAGCACCAGCGCCGGCGCCAGCAGGCCCCGCGGGTCGCGCCGATCGGCCAGCCAGCCGCCGGACCACGCCCCGTACGCGATCGCGGCCAGCGCGATGCCGATCACCGAACTGGTCACCTGGAGGGTCACCCCGACGTACGGGCCGACCAGGCGCAGCGCGACCGTCTCCAGCACCAGCACGGCACCGCTGGAGAAGAAGACCAGGAACGCGGCCAGGCCGTTGGGCAGCGCCCGGCCGGTGACCGGCACGGACGGGACCGGGGAAGCCGGCGGGGCCGCTACATCGGACGGTGGGGAGCTCATCGTCGCGATGGTACGCAGCCAAGCTGGTGCCGCGGGTCAGTACATCGAGAGATGAACATGGTTCGTGTGGCTCGCGGCCGGGCTGCCGCTGCCGCTGTACGAGCGCCACCCGGTGCCGGGGTGCCAGATCTGCCTGTACCAGATCACGTAGAGCACGCCCAGCCGGTCGGCGTTGCGCACGTGCCAGGCGGCCAGGCTGTCCCCGTACGCCTTGTCGCCGCCGGTCGCGTTGCGGTCCTCGAAGCCATTGGTGGCGGCCGCGAAGTCGCAGGCCCGCCCCTTCGGGTGCTCGCCGCCGCCGCCCTCGCGTTTGCAGGAGACGTGCCGCTTGTAGCCGGCCGCCTGGGTCTGCTTGAGCGCGTTGAGGGTGCGCGGGGTGATGCAGCCGGACGTGGTCGGGTCATCCACCGAGCACGACTCTGACGGCCAGGATCCGTCCGAGTTGCGCGGCGCCGGCTTGGCCGAGGCGGAGCTGCCGCCGCTGAAGCCGTTGCTGCTGCCCGAGCTGACCTCGGCGAGCGCCGCCTCGGCCTCCTTCTTCTTCTTCGCCATCACGGCGAGCTGCTTCTGCTGCTCGCGGACCTCCGCGTCGATGGCGAGCTTGGCCTGCTGCGCCTGCTGCCGGGCGTCGGTCAGGGTGCGGAGCCGCTTGCCGTCCCGCTGGGCCATCAGGTCGAGGTCGGCCGCGCGTTGCAGGAACGCCTGCGGGTCGGCGGAGTTGAGCAGCATCGACACCGGGGTGAGCCGGCCGGCCCGGTACGACTGCGCGGCCACCTCGCCAACCTGGGCGGTGAGCTCGACCAGCCGGCCCTCGACGCTCTTCAGCTCGCCGGTGAGCGCCGTCTGCCGACGCTTGGAGTTGTCCAGCTTGGCCTTCGCCTCGATGTGGCCCTTCGCGGTCAGCTCCAGCGCGTCCCGCAGCTTCTTGCTGCCGCCCTCACCGGGCTCCGCGTACGCGGGCACCGCGCCACCGGCGAGCACCAGCGCGACGGCGGCGACGATAGCGAGCAGTGCGCGGCGACCACGCCGCTGGCTGAGCCTGGTCCTGGGCACGAAAGCGTCCTTCCGTCGACCGCCGGCCCCCGGTGAACCCACTGCGCGGCGGCGTCCCCGCCGGCGCCGATCGGCGGCCTGCTGGCGGAGACCGCCGTCACGATACCGGAAGCCGCCCCGGTGACCAGCCCCGTGACCGCCCGACGGCTTCGATGTCGACGCAGGGTGCCACCACTGTCGCGGAGTGCGCCGTTCAGGTGCCGAGCAGGGCGTCGTGCACCTCGGCCCAGACCTGCTCGTTGGCCGCGACGAGCAGGCCGTGGCCCTCGTCGGCCGGGTGGTAGTCGACGCCGTCGAACCGGCGGGCGACACCGCCGGCCGCGCGGACCAGCAGGGCGCCCGGAGCGTGGTCCCACGGCAGGGTGCGCCAGAAGAGGACGAACTGCTGCTCACCGGTGAGGATGTCCAGGTACTCCCTGCCGGCGCAGTGCTGGCCGGGCAGCAGCTCACCGAGCCGCCGACCGCCGGCACGGACCCGGTCCCGGGTCTCGGGCGGCAGGAACCGGGTCATGGCGGCTCCGCGCAGCTCGCCCAGTCGCGGCCCGGAACCGGTGTCGCCGACCGGCCGGCCGTTGAGCAGGGTGCCGTCGTCGGCCCGGCCGCTGGCCAGGATCCCGGCCAGCGGGTCGAGGATCCAGCCGGCGGTCGGCCGCCCGTCGGTCAGCAGCGCCACCATCAGGGCGAACGGCCGGCGGCCGGCAGCGAAGTTGGCGGTGCCGTCGACCGGGTCGACCAGCCAGACGTCCCCGCCCTCGCGCAGGTGCCGCAGCAGCCCCGGATCGTCGGCGACGCCCTCCTCGCCGACCACCATCGAGCCGGGCCGCAGCCCGCGCAGCCCCGCGGAAATCAGCTCCTCGGCGCGGCGGTCCGCGACGGTGACGATCTCGCCGGGCGCCTTCTCCGACACGTCGGCCTCGTCGAGCTTGCGGAACAGCGGCAGCACGACCTGGTCGGCGGCCTCCCGAAGCAGGTCGCCGACGTCGTCGAGCAGGGCGTCAGCCACGCGGCGGCAGCTTGACCACGCTGACGAAGAACTCGTCGATCTGGCGGACCACCGCGATGAAGCGCTCGAAGTCCACCGGCTTGGTCACGTAGGCGTTGGCGTGCAGCTGGTAGCTGCGCAGGATGTCCTCGTCGGCCTGCGAGGTGGTGAGCACCACGACCGGGATCCGACGCAGCTCCTCGTCCTTCTTGATCTCTTCCAGCACCTCCCGGCCGTCCCGGCGGGGCAGGTTGAGGTCGAGCAGGATCAGGTCGGGCGTCACGGCGTCGGCGTACTGGCCCTCCTGCCGCAGGTAGGCGAGCGCCTCGGCGCCGTCGGACACGACGGTGAGCCGGTTGCGCAGCTTGTGCTCCTCGAACGCCTCCTGCGTCATCAACACGTCACCCGGATCGTCCTCCACGAGCAGGACCTCGATCGGGCTCTTGCCGTCCGCCGGCGCGGTCATCCCACCGTCTCCCTCATGTCACCCGTTCTACCGCCTTCCGGGGATCCGTCGGCCCGGTCCGGCCGGTCCGCCGCGGCGGACTGCTCCGGGGGCGTTGCCGGCGACTCGTCCGAGGGCGCGGCGTCGCCGGGCGCGGCACCGGCCGCAGGCACCTGCGGCGGCTCCGGCGAGTCGGTGGCGGCGGCTGCTGCCGCCTCGACGTCCTCGGGCAGCGCCGGCAGGGTGAACCGGATCGCCGTGCCCTCCGGTACGTCCGTGTCCACCCAGACCCGGCCGCCGTGATATTCCACGATCTTCTTGACGATGGCCAACCCGATGCCGGTGCCCGGGTACGCGTCCTTCGAGTGCAGCCGCTGGAAGATCACGAAGATCTTGTCGGCGAACTCCGGCTCGATCCCGATGCCGTTGTCCTGGCAGCTGATCTCCCACTCGGAGCCGACCAGCCGGGCCGAGATGTGCACCTTCGGCGGCGCGTCCGGGCGGCGGAACTTGATCGAGTTGCTGACCAGGTTGGCCAGCAGGTTGGTCAGCAGCGGCTCCTCGCCCCGGATCACCGGCAGCTCGGTCCAGGTCAGCTCGGCGTCGGCGTACTGCCGTGCGGCCTCGGTCTGGCCGGCCACGTCGCCCATCACCTTGTTCAGGTCGACCTCGACGAAGCCGCTGGTGAGCCGCCCGATCCGGGAGAACGCCAGCAGGTCGTTGATCAACCGCTGCATCCGCTGCGCGCCGTCCACCGCGAAGGCGATGTACTGGTCGGCCCGCTCGTCGAGCTGACCGGCGTAGCGGCGCTGCAGCAGCTGACAGAAGCTGGCGACCTTGCGCAGCGGCTCCTGGAGGTCGTGCGAGGCCACGTACGCGAACTGCTCCAGGTCACGGTTGGACCGGGTCAGCTCCTCGGCCTGCTTCTGCAGCTGACTGTTGACCCACTCGATGCGCTCGCGGGCCTCCCGCACCTCGGCCAGGTCGGAGGCGATCTTCTGGCGCATCGCGTCCACGTCCGCGCCGAGTTGGACGAACTCTGGCGGGCCGGTGGTGGCGATGCCGTGCTGGTAGTCGCCCTTGGCGACCTCACGGACCTGGTCGGCGAGCCCGATCAGCGGCCGGACCACCATCCGGTCCAGGGAGAGCAGCAGCACCGCACCGGCGACGACCACCACCAACGCGGCGATGATCAAGAGTGCGACCAGCAGGTTGCTGCTGTTGCGTACGTCATCTGCGGACTGCTCCCGGGCCGCCAGGATCTCCTCCTGGAGGTCGTCGATCGCCGACCGGACCTCGTCGAACTGCTGCCGGGCCCGTTCGGTGATCAACGCCTGCCCCGCGCTGGTGCCGCTCTGCTCGGTGGTGGTGATCACCGGCACCGCCACCGACTGCCGCCACTGCTCGGCCCGCTCCTCGACGACCCGAAGTTCCTGGCCGATCTGCGGGTAGTTCTCGAGCAGGGCCTGCATCGCGGCGACGACGCTCTTCTCCCGGTCGAGTCCCGCCTGATACGGGCCGAGGTCGTTCGGGTCGCCGCTGACCGCGTACCCGCGGACCGCCGTCTCCTGGTCGAGCACCGCGTTGAGCAGTTCCTGCGACTGCACCCGCAGCGGGCCGGTCTCGTTCAGGATGGCGTCGATCTGGGTGCGGTTGCGCGCGGCCATCGCCGCCTCGGCCCCGGCCAGGCCGATCAGCAGCACGCCCACGACGGTGAGCAGGGTGATGACCCGACGGCGCAGACTCCAGCCCCCGATCACCGGCGTCACCGGCCACCGCCGCGGCTGACCAGCAGCATGGCCACGTCGTCAGCGAGCGGGCCGCCGTTGATCTGCTCGGCCCGGCCGACCAGCCAGGCCGGCAGGTCAGGCAGTGCGACCTCGCGGTTGGCCGGCTCGTCGAGCAGCCCACTCAGACCCGGCACGTCGAGCCGTTCGTTGCCGGTGCCCACCCGCCCCTCGATCAGGCCGTCGGTGTACATCAACAGGGACCAGTCATCGGTGTCGAACTCCAGGTCGTAGGCGATCGGCCGGCGGGGTCGTACGCCCAGCAGCAGGCCCCCGGGCGCGGGCACCGGGGCGACGCGGCCGTTGGCGAGCAGCAGCGGCGGCGGATGCCCGGCGAGCCGGACGGTGGCCCGGTTGGCGTCCAGGTCGAGTCGGGTGGTGGCCACCGTCGCGAAGATCTCCTGGAGACGGCGCTCGCTCATCAGCACCTGCTCCAGCGCCGGCAGCACCTCGTCGTCCGGCACCTTGGCCAGCACCAGGGCCCGCCAGGCCACCCGCAGCTCCACGCCGAGCGCGGCCTCGTCCACGCCGTGCCCGCAGACGTCCCCGACGATCAGGTCGAGACGGTCCGGACGGGTCTGCACCACGTCGAAGAAGTCCCCGCCGATCAGCGCGGCGTGCCGGCCCGGCCGGTAGAAGGTGTGCACGGCGACCTGGTCGGTCGACATCAGCGGCTGGGGCAGCAGGCCGCGTTCGAGCCGAGCCGACTCGGCCTGGCGCAGCTCGACCTCACGTAGCCGGCGGGCGTTCTCGTCGGCCCGCTTGCGCTCCACCGCGTAGCGCAGCGCCCGGGTCAGCAGCACACCGTCCACCTGGCCCTTGACCAGGTAGTCCTGCGCACCCTCGGCGACCGCCACGATGCCCAGGTGCTCATCTGAGCGGCCGGTCAGCACGCAGACCGCGGCGCCACTGGACATCTCCAGCACCTGGCGCAGCCCGTCCAGCCCCTGCGCGTCCGGCAGGCCCAGATCGAGCAGGACGCAGTCGACGTCGGTCATCCGCTGCCGCGCCTCGCTGAGGCTGCTGGCGATGAGCAGGTCGATCATCGAGTTCGTTTCGGCGAGCAGCTCACCGACCAGGAAGGCGTCGCCCTCGTCGTCCTCCACCAGCAGCACCCGCAGCCGCTCGCCGGGCGGCAGGTTGGCGTGCCGCGCCAGGC contains:
- a CDS encoding IS30 family transposase, with protein sequence MPGQRLSSAERAQVEVLFGQGLTFPQIAEAIGRHRSTVWREVSRNHCGTGGRVPTGQRHPYGPDLGYVAGVGYPKGWGGAYRWKYCHRNAQGKADARARRPRDGKLRPRWGRAWPPLWQTVKDRLLQRHSPWQIARSLRREFPERPEMWVSHETIYQAIYFQARGGMRQELARQVALRSGRAVRRAQSRQASAGRGSRPWVCDFHISTRPAEVADRAVPGHWEGDLVIGARGSSAIITLVERATRYVMLGALPESRVSEQVIDTLTGLMRRLPAELRKTLTWDQGIEMIQHPVFTLATDCKVYFCDPHSPWQRGSNENTNGLLRQYFPRSSTDFRTWTQDDLDAVARELHGRPRQTLDWQNPAEVLHKHLVATAA
- a CDS encoding TrkH family potassium uptake protein, whose translation is MRRFFRNPVRLVPLGFLVPILLGTGLLMARSATVDHQRPPLITALFTSTSAVSVTGMAVTDTPNYWSSWGLVVITLLTQLGGLGILTVAALVILVVARQLGLRNRLLVQAETAEFGIGDVARLLRRIAVTVFACEAVMTALVASRLWLVYDYPLGRALWSGLFHAIQAFNNGGFALYSEGLLAFDRDPWVSLPLAFGAIVGGLGFPALFEAAREWRRPVRWAVATKLTIWGSAALLLLGFAGLLAAEWTNVGTIGSYDVRGKVLASFTQIALSRTGGFSVLDIAALQEESYPLLIVLMFIGGGSASTAGGIKVSTFFLLAFTIWAELRGEPDVTVGRHRVATASQRQAITVALLSVALVTAGTMTLLLLTEGVRFVAALFEVTSAFSTTGLTVGLAGTLPASGQLTLTVLMFIGRVGPLTLGSAIALNTRRRLYRYPQEQPIVG
- a CDS encoding potassium channel family protein gives rise to the protein MSARRADGNGVVVVGLGRFGSHLAGSLTRMDREVLAIDRNPDRVQRWSAQLDRVVQADSTEEGALRQLGVASFGRAVVAIGASVEASVLTVLALTELGLSQIWARATSQKHAKILSSVGAHHVIFPEAETGDRVAHLIVSRLLDFIEFDDDFAIATVRVPESLVGRTVLDLRPDDRYGVRVIGAKVPGERFRYASDSTKLTRGGLLVVEGGIDQVQRFAGIR
- a CDS encoding serine/threonine-protein kinase, which gives rise to MGGGDRNDAQLLDERYRLIEQLGAGGMSVVWRGYDEVLGRQVAVKVLASRLATDRAFRHRIRIEAQAAARLCHPNITNVYDYGESVRAGLTVPYVVMELVDGGSLSSRLGREGRLPWREAVTIGAEVSSALATAHARGVVHRDVTPGNVMLTSTGVKVVDFGISALVGESEKGPDGTLLGTPAYLAPERLDNGQVSPATDVYAVGLLLYRMLTGRLPWQASTTTQMLRAHMYSDPDPMPEVSGLPDEVTDLVRRCLAKQPGDRPVTAELARTLADAAGMLAAVPVSPAAGPLDPAALASAGTTILPWSAETDALPLSRTRNRGRRATRRRRVEAGVAAASLLAVTGALWGFTSRSPASGGDQPPTEARMGLPKAAPCEVAYALRADSGKDFAAELTLTNTGGSALRDWTMSFTFPGQQTVTKAEPTPVHQQGRTVLIRPAAQRTTLAPGAAETFTLAGKYSGANPLPVEFRLGDASCGVRVSGVAGSMPSTAPPSTAATTKAPPKAATVRSGAGGTGSGGTGSGSTPTKAKPEKPGKGKGSGGGSGKG
- a CDS encoding fused MFS/spermidine synthase; amino-acid sequence: MSSPPSDVAAPPASPVPSVPVTGRALPNGLAAFLVFFSSGAVLVLETVALRLVGPYVGVTLQVTSSVIGIALAAIAYGAWSGGWLADRRDPRGLLAPALVLAGIATAVTLPVVRYAGEVLRGGAASAILLLVALAVFVPAALLAAVTPLVVKLQLADLRRTGQVVGRLSGIGTLGGITATLLTGFVLVAALPSTVILLALAVALGLAGIGLGWYLRRQSRTELPGPARTRAALAVLGLVGAGLTTVAPNPCDIETAYHCARVTSDPDRPSGRTLLLNSAQHSYVDLADPKHLEYAYTKWIGAVADVAAPAGQRLDALHLGGGGFTVPTYLTATRPGTDNVVFEIDGGLVELGERELGVRPGPGLRAVVGDARMLVVGESTDSRDLVVGDAFGHLVVPWHLATREMAAEVRRVTRPGGVYVQNVIDYPPLRFIRAELATVAAEFAHVALIAPPEALAEEQGANFLIVASDAPLPLAAVRARLDEVDRGVSLLSGADMTDFIGDALVLTDDYAPVDQLLATA
- a CDS encoding coiled-coil domain-containing protein; translated protein: MPRTRLSQRRGRRALLAIVAAVALVLAGGAVPAYAEPGEGGSKKLRDALELTAKGHIEAKAKLDNSKRRQTALTGELKSVEGRLVELTAQVGEVAAQSYRAGRLTPVSMLLNSADPQAFLQRAADLDLMAQRDGKRLRTLTDARQQAQQAKLAIDAEVREQQKQLAVMAKKKKEAEAALAEVSSGSSNGFSGGSSASAKPAPRNSDGSWPSESCSVDDPTTSGCITPRTLNALKQTQAAGYKRHVSCKREGGGGEHPKGRACDFAAATNGFEDRNATGGDKAYGDSLAAWHVRNADRLGVLYVIWYRQIWHPGTGWRSYSGSGSPAASHTNHVHLSMY
- a CDS encoding inositol monophosphatase family protein; translated protein: MADALLDDVGDLLREAADQVVLPLFRKLDEADVSEKAPGEIVTVADRRAEELISAGLRGLRPGSMVVGEEGVADDPGLLRHLREGGDVWLVDPVDGTANFAAGRRPFALMVALLTDGRPTAGWILDPLAGILASGRADDGTLLNGRPVGDTGSGPRLGELRGAAMTRFLPPETRDRVRAGGRRLGELLPGQHCAGREYLDILTGEQQFVLFWRTLPWDHAPGALLVRAAGGVARRFDGVDYHPADEGHGLLVAANEQVWAEVHDALLGT
- a CDS encoding response regulator — translated: MTAPADGKSPIEVLLVEDDPGDVLMTQEAFEEHKLRNRLTVVSDGAEALAYLRQEGQYADAVTPDLILLDLNLPRRDGREVLEEIKKDEELRRIPVVVLTTSQADEDILRSYQLHANAYVTKPVDFERFIAVVRQIDEFFVSVVKLPPRG
- a CDS encoding sensor histidine kinase, which gives rise to MTPVIGGWSLRRRVITLLTVVGVLLIGLAGAEAAMAARNRTQIDAILNETGPLRVQSQELLNAVLDQETAVRGYAVSGDPNDLGPYQAGLDREKSVVAAMQALLENYPQIGQELRVVEERAEQWRQSVAVPVITTTEQSGTSAGQALITERARQQFDEVRSAIDDLQEEILAAREQSADDVRNSSNLLVALLIIAALVVVVAGAVLLLSLDRMVVRPLIGLADQVREVAKGDYQHGIATTGPPEFVQLGADVDAMRQKIASDLAEVREARERIEWVNSQLQKQAEELTRSNRDLEQFAYVASHDLQEPLRKVASFCQLLQRRYAGQLDERADQYIAFAVDGAQRMQRLINDLLAFSRIGRLTSGFVEVDLNKVMGDVAGQTEAARQYADAELTWTELPVIRGEEPLLTNLLANLVSNSIKFRRPDAPPKVHISARLVGSEWEISCQDNGIGIEPEFADKIFVIFQRLHSKDAYPGTGIGLAIVKKIVEYHGGRVWVDTDVPEGTAIRFTLPALPEDVEAAAAAATDSPEPPQVPAAGAAPGDAAPSDESPATPPEQSAAADRPDRADGSPEGGRTGDMRETVG